In the Salinirubrum litoreum genome, one interval contains:
- a CDS encoding HesB/IscA family protein, which yields MSTDAADSGSKGAVTVTPAAAEEALSLLRSEEMDTDEAGLRLFVQQGGCAGLSYGMRFDDAPEEDDTVTTHHGLRVFVDPASLNYVGGSTVDYESGLQAAGFHVENPNVVSECGCGESFRT from the coding sequence CGGTTCGAAAGGTGCGGTCACCGTCACCCCGGCGGCCGCAGAGGAGGCGCTGTCGCTACTCCGGAGTGAGGAGATGGACACCGACGAGGCCGGCCTTCGACTGTTCGTCCAACAGGGCGGCTGTGCGGGTCTCTCCTACGGGATGCGGTTCGACGACGCGCCCGAGGAAGACGACACGGTGACGACACACCACGGCCTGCGCGTGTTCGTCGATCCGGCCAGCCTGAACTACGTCGGCGGGTCGACCGTGGACTACGAGTCCGGTCTCCAAGCGGCCGGCTTCCACGTCGAGAACCCGAACGTCGTCAGCGAGTGTGGCTGTGGCGAGTCGTTCCGGACCTGA